aactgatgctgttgaattgtggtgctggagaagactcttgagagtctcctggatagaaaggagatcaaaccagtcattcctgaagggaatcaacccttaatattcatggGAAtatctgatgctgaagttgaagctccaaacttttggccacctgatgggaagagccgactcattggtaaagaccctgatgttgggaaagatggaagggaaaaagaaaaggaggcagcagaggatgagatgtttggatggcatcactgattggatggacatgagtctgagccaactccaggagatggtgaagcatagggagcctggtgtgctacggatCATGGGGTcaaagtcagagatgactgagcaaccgaacaaaAGCAACAACACAGAACTGCAAACCagcaaaagtaaaatatattgtaaGCAATGGACAATAGTTAATAACACCATATTGATATGAGTTGCTCAGTTTTAAGAAATGAACTTGTATCAGTTGAACCAATCCAAGATATTAATAACAGAAGATGCTAAGTGGAGGAAGAGACTGGTTCTATAGGAACTCTGTACACTATCTGCCAAATTTTCTGTAATCCTaaatctgttctttaaaaaattgcagatgCTCACAAGATAAGATGTTCACCACTCATTATgaaaaaatgcaaaccaaagctACAATGATGCATCACCGCATACTTGCCAGAAAGGCTAtcataaaaaaatctagaaacaataaGTGCTGCAGTggcatggagagaagggaaccctcttgcactttgagggggaatgtaaattgatatagccactatggagaacagtatggagagtcctttcaaatctagaaataaaactaccctatgactcagcaatcccactattgggcatacacactgagaaagcCATGCATGAAAACATTCATGGACCTcactgtttattgcagcactatttacaatagctaggacatgcgAGCAACCACCTCAACTTCCACTGACAGATCAATAGTTACAGAAGTTGTGGTAGCTATataaatggactattactcaaccataaaaagtcacaaatttaagtcagttgtagtgaggtgaaTACACCTAGAGTCTGTTACAcgcagtgaagtaagccagaaagagagcaAAAAGGATTGTGTATTAACgcatttatatggaatctagaaaatgtcaCTGATGAATCTATCTCCAGGGTAGGAATAGAGACACATGCAGAGAAAAGACGTGGACACAGcaagggatggagagagagggacaaactgagagaggcTGTGACGTATATGCACTGCCATGTGTACCAGAGATAGCTAGTGGGGAGATGCTCTGGAACAGAGGCAGCTCAGACTGctgtctgtgacaacctagaggactGAGATGGGGGTGGCGTGAGGGATGCTCATggagggggatatatgtatacttatagctgctTCATagtgttgtacaacagaaactaacacactataaagcaattatcctccaattaaaatttttcataaatgcTCTACTgatttaaaatgtagaaaaaatctGGACAAGGACACATAGCCAGTACAGACTTATATACAACAATGCCAAATGAATAAGAACAATGAAAACCAAAAGATAACATAATATTTTATCCTCGAATTAAAACTCTTAGGAAACACGCACAGGAAATATtgaaacatataaagaacttcAGATATCTCATATAAAATAGATCACCATAGCAAAATTAAGAGTCTGGCCTGGAAGAATCAACAATTACTTAGGTCACGAAATAGAAAATACACCATAAATAAAAGCAACCATACAAAAAACGTACCTACAAAGCAACCTCAGAACAATGTATACATTTCACACAGAGGCAACAAGAAGAACTTCCTGACAGCCTTAGGAGAAAGAAGTCTCAAACACAATAGGATGTTATGTGTATTCCTGAGGAGCACATATTCTAGGACTATCAATGTTCCCTAACTCCTGGACAGATCTACTCCAGTCAGACCAGCTGAGACCACAATCAAAcatgggctgctgtttcctgtaCCCAGaataaaccatggaaaacttATACAAGGAATAAAGACAACtattaacagaaacaaaaacacaaaactaaataATCCCCGAGGCAAAGTAAGTCTCCAATGAACTTGACCCTATGAGTGTCAAGGTGAGGGAGTACTCGGAGACTGACAAAGGGTGTGGGGCCTACAAGGGAAGAAGACAACAGGATCAGCTGGAAAAGGCTTTAAAGTTCAGCCCTTGATTCTTCCACTGTGCCCTGGGGCCATGAATCGCTACAGCCTCACTGAAGGAATCTGAGGTAGCATCTCAGAGCTCCCATGCCAAGACCATGGGGAACAGAAGTTTGAGTTGGATGTGGCAGTATGGCCCAGAGGTCATGAAATAACCAGCACAAACTTTGCTGGTGGATGACAATTGGCCCTTTTAAGTGATCACCTTAATAGACTATCACACAGGgactaaaacagaaaatttagTACCACAAAAGTTGTACCAAAGGACAGAAATTCACCTCAGAACTTTCGAGCAATGCCCCTGCAGTCGACTAAGAGCCCACGGTGAGAACTGTCAGGCTAAGGAGCCCCTTCACTTCCCTACTGGGATTGTGTGGGGCACGGTTGGGGACAGAGGTGGATTCATACCAGAAAGGGAAGGATTTCCAGGCCCAGCCAGCAGTCAATATGAAGATCCTGAGTGAGCTGTGAGGGGTTCCACACCACAGAAGGCAGtctcccatccttccctctcaGCTCATCTTACCGGCAGCAGCCATTTCCTGGAAGCCTCAGGCAGAAGTGTCCAGGGGAGATGTACTTGCACTTCTCACCAGGAGTCTCGGGACGTGATGTCTTCGATGTGAGGCCTTGGCCTCAGGTCAGCAGATGGCACGTAGCCCACCATCTACAGGGGACAAGGGAAGACACGGAGATTGGACGGAGCATCACCCAGCCCAGAAGACGGGGCCCGAAAGTGCCCTCACTGTCATTCTCAGGAGCTCCAGGAAGCCAGTTCGGCCAGGCCAGAAACAATTCCTGCTGGGGTGCTGACGGAAGCTAGAGCCTGGGAGGGAGGCCCGTAGACTCCGCTCAGTACAGGAAAGGTCTCAGGATCTGCGGTGATTCAAGGAAAGGTGCACATGTCAATCCTCTGGGAAGCTCCCCCGGAACCCCGCCCACCCTGGCCCCGCCTCTGCTGTCCGCCTGGAACACAGAAGCACATGACAGGAAGTGACGACCACGCACACACGCTGCGGCTGCGAAGCCATCTTGGAGAGCTGCTGTCGTCTTAGAGAACTGCCGTGTAGGGTGCCCAGACGGAGGATTCCCAGGTCTCATAAGGTGTCCAAGTGTGAGGTGACGTGAGTTACAAGTGCGGGGACACACGTCCGGCACGACCAAGCCTTTCCCTCTGAAAAGGGTGGGCTGGACAACCCCCGGCCACCCTGCCCCTGTTGTCCCCTCGAAGATTCGGGCCTGCATCTTAAGCCCCAAGTCCAGCCACATCACCCAGGTGGTCTCCGAGAGGACGGCTTCGGTCCGGGGCTGGTGGAGTCCAGTTCTGCTCAGTAGAGGGAACGCCCCTAGCCCTGTAGCTAAAAGGAGGGACCCTCGGGGTGGACCGAGGGTCTCACACCCCAGAATAGCGGCCACGTgaaacccccacccccccacgaTTTGGCCTCGGAGCATGCGGGTAGGATCCGGGCAGCTCTAATGGCTGCGGGGCACCCTCATTGCTATCTCGCATGTGGGACAGTGAGTAAGGAGGGGACCTCGGTCCGAGGGGTTGGTAGCTGGTCAGTACAGGGAGGATGTCAGGGCTCAGGAGGAGCCAGGGTGAGGATCATCCTCCCCAACACACAGGCCAGTCAGGACCCTCCCCTGTGGTCAGCGCTTCCTCCTGGCCAAACACGGGGATGGGAAGCTGCGGTTTGAGTGGGGAGGTTAGAGCTTGCTTACAGAAGGGCAGCTCCTGGGACCCTTCGGTGGGAGTCTCAGtgctccctcctctccttctccagagtCACAGGGAAGGTGGCAGCATCAGCTTCAGAGCAGAAGAGGGATCGGGGCGGGTGCTAGGGGGTCATTCCCCATTTTTCATCCTAACTCTGAATGTGAACTGAAAGGACATGCCTCCCCTGCCAGCCCCCACAGGCCCCCGTCTAACGCCCAGGCAGGGCTGTCGGGCTGTGCCCCAGGTCTCACTCTCACTTCCTCCTCAGGGGTCTCAGGGGACAGGCTGACTAGGAGAACAGGAGACTTGTGGGTCCTAGAGCAGTGGCCTTGTGAAGTGGACTTGGTTTAAGCCGGGACGACTCTCCCTGGTGAAGGTGCTCAGAACATTTCTTTGTCCTTCCTCAAGGCGCCCTCGTTGCCTGCCTTCCTAACTGCACGCCCGCCTGCGGTCCTTCAGCTGTGTCATCATGCCTCGGAAGCACAAAAGCAAGCATCATGCCCACGGGAAACGTCACCAGGTCCAGGGGGACACTCAGGAGGCCCATGCCAGTGCTGCTGCAGCCCCAGGAGAGGagtgcccctcctccccctcttctgTCCCTCAGGGTTCTCCCCCGAGCTCCCTTGCTGCTGGCGATCGCCAGGAGCTTCAGGGAGCCATGGCCCCTAGCTCTCCTGATGCAGAGGCTTCCCGTGCAGGAGCTGATCAAGGTGCCCAGGGCCCCGAGGAGGAAAGTGCAGATGCCGCCCGAGCAGCCCTGCTCGCTCGGAGCATTCGCAAAGATCCTCTCATGCGGAAGGCCAGCATGGTGATGGATTTCCTGCTGGAGAGGTACACCAAGAAGGAGCCCATCACAAAGAATGCCATGCTGAATGTCATCGGAAGGAAGTACAAGCAGCACTTCCCGGAGATCCTGAGCAGAGCCTCTGAGCGCGTGGAGCTGGTGTTTGGCCTGGAGCTGAAGGAAGTCGACTGCAGCAGGAACATCTACGCCCTCGTCAACAAGTTCACTCTCGGGGTTGAGGAAGGTTCAAGTGATGAGGAGGCGCTGCCCAAGTCTGGTCTCCTCATGGCGCTCCTGGGCGTCATCTTTATGAAGGGTAACCGCGCCACCGAGGAGGAGATCTGGGATTTCCTCAATGTGTTGGGGATCTATGCTGGGAGGAAGCACTCCATCTTTGGGGAGCCCAGAAAGCTCATCACCAAAGATCTGGTGCAGAAGGGTTACCTCAACTACCGCAAGGTGCCCAATAGCGATCCTCCAATCTACGAGTTCCTGTGGGGCCCGAGATCTTATGCTGAGACCAATAAGATGAAGGTGTTGGAAGTTCTGGCCAAGATCCAGGATACAGTCCCGAGTTCCTTCCCAGACCTCTATGACGAGGCTCTGAGAGATCAGGCGTTTAGAGCAGGGCTGAGAGGCATTCCCATTTCTCCAGCCATGGCTGAAGCCAGTGCCCCTTCCAGGGCCAAGTCCTACAGCTCCTCCCACATCTAGGGAGGGGTCAGAGCATTTTGTTCCCTTTGTGTTGGAAGAGAACAGTCCACCTCCAAAATAGCGCTGGGTAGTAGGGGTGGGGGGAACAAAACCCATATGTTGTTCACAGTTTTAAGTAGTATGGGAGTTTAGGTGGTTTTAACAAAATATGCATGTTTTCCTCTTATCCATATGAATACTATCTAGTCAAAAATAGATGATTTCGGTAGGTAGGTAGaggtgttttataattttcaatgttACTGCTCTTCATAAGGTTTATTTTGCTTCAGAATCTAGGTTTATTAATGTCAGTGGAGTCATGTTTACTGCTATTAGGTTTATGACTAGGAGTTCATTTTTTGTAAACAAGTTGAAAAGACTTCAGtattttccttatggtccagaATGAGGTAATATAGCATTGGAATAGGATTTTACTTGGAAATGTGTTAGAATCCTAGATATAAATATTTGGGATCAGAAAGCATTCAGAGTAAACACAGGTTTCTTCTTCGTTTGTCTTATCTGTCCTCTTTCCTTATAATAGCTAATAACATGGACTTAGATTTGTGTAGCTTATTCAAACTGTATGACACTTAAATCATAATAAAACAGAGTCTTTGctcattatttctgttttctgccaAATTAATTGACCATCTTCTAtttagaaggctttcttatagtaCTGGGTTGGTAAGAAAATGGAGACCAGgccactgcccatggaattttgagTCTAGCAGCAGATACCATCTACGGAAGGTGGTGAGCTAACTCTAAGGAATAAACAAATCATAAATTTAAATGGGGGAGGTGTGGAAGAGGAGGTTCCAGATGAGAGCAAGCACGTCTGCGTTACCTGATTAAGGCAGCATTGGGTCTTGGGAAACGTCTAGTTCCTCAGTGGGAGGTCATTTTCAGTCCAGATGCATGATGGGCTAGATGAAGCTGTGGGAGTGATTCCAGAACTCATATCATGGTTCTCAGAGGTGAGGCGTAAACCTAGGCTATATCTAAACCATatactactactgctaagtcacctcaaatgtgttctgattctgtgcaaccccgtagatggtagcccaccaggctcccccatccctgggattctccagggaagaacacgagtgggttggcatttccttctccaatgcataaaagtgaaaagggaaagtcaagtcacttagtcatgtccgaccttcagcatccccatggactgcagcctaccaggctcctccatccatgggattttccaggcaagagtactggagtgggatgccgtttATTTACCATTATTTGTGGATATCTGAAAACCATAGGGAATCTCAACATAGGGAATGGAAGGGGCCCTGTGCACTTGAGCCAGGGCAAGTGAACACTCACACTATTGTGTTTTCATCAAAAGCTGtccagagtgtttctgagaaATAAGGGTGATACCCATTGAAGCGAGATGCTACGATGTCCTTGGACTGTCTCTTTTTCTGGGATGGGAGCGCCAGAACTTGCTCTGTAAATGGGCAGTTTAAATAGGTTATGTTTAGTGTAACTTGGCAAACTAAGGGAGGGCTCAATTTTTACTGTCAGTGGTATTAAATTAGGGGTGGtttgggaaaacacacacacacacacacacacacacctgagagGGAAGTTGCTGGTCCTTGAGACAGATGAACTTGTACTTTCATCCATGTGGAGAAGAT
The genomic region above belongs to Ovis canadensis isolate MfBH-ARS-UI-01 breed Bighorn chromosome X, ARS-UI_OviCan_v2, whole genome shotgun sequence and contains:
- the LOC138930659 gene encoding melanoma-associated antigen B17-like, with the translated sequence MPRKHKSKHHAHGKRHQVQGDTQEAHASAAAAPGEECPSSPSSVPQGSPPSSLAAGDRQELQGAMAPSSPDAEASRAGADQGAQGPEEESADAARAALLARSIRKDPLMRKASMVMDFLLERYTKKEPITKNAMLNVIGRKYKQHFPEILSRASERVELVFGLELKEVDCSRNIYALVNKFTLGVEEGSSDEEALPKSGLLMALLGVIFMKGNRATEEEIWDFLNVLGIYAGRKHSIFGEPRKLITKDLVQKGYLNYRKVPNSDPPIYEFLWGPRSYAETNKMKVLEVLAKIQDTVPSSFPDLYDEALRDQAFRAGLRGIPISPAMAEASAPSRAKSYSSSHI